A region from the Mesorhizobium sp. J8 genome encodes:
- a CDS encoding PepSY domain-containing protein, translating to MLTRLAILGVAVLVLASPLAARAQDDDDDHDRARDLHERGEIEGLADILAVVRAKAPGEIVAVDLIRTGGKWVYRFQVIAADGRRRIVDVDAGVGGVSSGEGDRK from the coding sequence GTGTTGACGCGCCTGGCAATTCTGGGGGTGGCCGTGCTTGTACTGGCCAGTCCCCTCGCGGCCCGCGCACAGGACGACGACGACGATCATGATCGGGCTCGCGACCTCCATGAGCGCGGCGAGATCGAGGGCCTCGCCGATATCCTGGCCGTCGTCCGCGCCAAGGCTCCCGGTGAGATCGTTGCGGTCGATCTCATACGGACAGGGGGCAAGTGGGTCTATCGGTTCCAGGTGATCGCTGCCGACGGCAGGCGAAGGATCGTTGACGTCGATGCCGGGGTGGGCGGCGTCTCGAGTGGCGAAGGCGACCGCAAATGA
- a CDS encoding DUF2231 domain-containing protein, whose product MPAIQHVHPILVHFPIVLIYTLVIIDIAALTGRNAVTMRSGVGTISTFVAVAAGLFAVVTWLFGGMALDYAEAAGFSSEIAEIHESLGTISAFTFLGWGVIRLALWVRNRELGTLRFAIPVIEVAGAALVTATGYYGGQLVYDLGVNVAKAAAGG is encoded by the coding sequence ATGCCTGCGATTCAGCACGTCCATCCCATTCTGGTGCATTTCCCCATTGTGCTCATTTACACGCTGGTGATTATCGATATCGCCGCGCTTACCGGCCGCAACGCCGTTACGATGCGCTCCGGCGTAGGAACGATTTCGACCTTCGTTGCCGTCGCCGCGGGGTTGTTCGCCGTCGTCACCTGGCTCTTCGGCGGGATGGCCCTTGATTACGCCGAGGCCGCGGGCTTCAGCAGCGAAATAGCCGAAATACATGAGAGCCTGGGCACGATCAGCGCCTTTACCTTTTTGGGCTGGGGCGTCATCCGGCTCGCGCTGTGGGTACGAAATCGCGAACTCGGAACGCTGCGCTTTGCCATTCCAGTCATTGAAGTAGCCGGCGCGGCCCTGGTCACGGCAACCGGCTATTATGGAGGCCAGCTGGTCTATGACCTTGGTGTGAACGTCGCCAAGGCCGCCGCTGGTGGTTGA
- a CDS encoding response regulator transcription factor, whose protein sequence is MKILLAEDEPRIAADIAAVLKASGMAVDIVTDGEAAWFAGDVENYDAAILDLGLPKLDGLTVLKRWRGNGRRFPVLILTARGLWTERVEGINAGADDYLPKPFEMEELLARLRAILRRSSGQAAPVLKSGPLLLDTRQMRISLRGVPMALSPLEYRLLAFLMHHAGRVVAPTELAEHLYSSDNDRDPNTIEVIVARLRRKLGSDVIETRRGFGYLVPDGPD, encoded by the coding sequence ATGAAAATACTCCTGGCCGAGGACGAACCGCGCATCGCGGCCGATATCGCGGCAGTCCTGAAGGCGTCGGGCATGGCCGTCGATATCGTGACCGACGGAGAAGCGGCCTGGTTTGCCGGCGATGTCGAGAACTACGACGCAGCGATCCTCGATTTGGGATTGCCGAAGCTCGACGGCCTCACCGTGCTGAAGCGCTGGCGCGGCAATGGCCGGCGTTTTCCGGTGCTGATCCTGACGGCGCGGGGCCTATGGACCGAGCGCGTGGAAGGCATCAACGCCGGCGCCGACGATTACCTTCCGAAGCCGTTCGAAATGGAGGAACTGCTGGCGCGGCTGCGCGCCATCCTGCGCCGGTCAAGCGGGCAAGCAGCGCCGGTGCTGAAATCCGGCCCTTTGCTGCTCGACACGCGGCAGATGCGCATCTCGCTGCGCGGCGTCCCTATGGCGCTTTCGCCGCTGGAGTATCGCCTCCTCGCCTTTCTCATGCATCATGCCGGCCGTGTGGTCGCGCCGACCGAGCTGGCGGAGCATCTGTACAGCTCCGACAACGACCGCGACCCGAATACGATTGAAGTTATCGTTGCGCGTCTGCGGCGGAAGCTCGGCAGCGATGTGATCGAGACACGACGCGGGTTTGGATACCTCGTGCCCGACGGACCTGACTGA